In Bacillus alveayuensis, one DNA window encodes the following:
- a CDS encoding HSP20 family protein (product_source=KO:K13993; cath_funfam=2.60.40.790; cog=COG0071; ko=KO:K13993; pfam=PF00011; superfamily=49764): protein MALIPYEPFRQLDHFRREMNRMFTEGFPQLMDHFERATIPRMDVHETDQEVIVTCDLPGLEKKEDVQIDLDQNVLSISGTIHRKNEIKEEQMHQMERFTGRFHRSITLPANVKEDEVRATYKNGVLEIHIPKQSESTKRKIDVQFH, encoded by the coding sequence ATGGCATTAATTCCATATGAACCATTTCGTCAGCTTGATCATTTTCGCAGAGAAATGAATCGAATGTTTACAGAAGGATTCCCACAGCTAATGGATCATTTCGAAAGAGCCACGATCCCAAGAATGGATGTTCATGAAACCGATCAAGAAGTCATCGTTACTTGTGACCTTCCGGGTTTAGAGAAAAAGGAAGATGTGCAAATCGATTTAGATCAAAATGTATTATCTATTAGCGGCACTATTCATCGTAAAAATGAAATAAAAGAGGAACAAATGCATCAAATGGAACGATTTACGGGGCGTTTTCACCGCTCGATCACCTTACCAGCAAATGTTAAAGAAGATGAAGTTCGCGCAACATATAAAAATGGTGTTTTAGAAATTCATATTCCGAAACAATCCGAAAGCACAAAAAGAAAAATCGATGTTCAATTTCATTAA
- a CDS encoding hydroxyethylthiazole kinase (product_source=KO:K00878; cath_funfam=3.40.1190.20; cog=COG2145; ko=KO:K00878; pfam=PF02110; superfamily=53613; tigrfam=TIGR00694): MNVLNVISTLEKVRQVNPLVHNITNVVVTNFTANGLLALGASPVMAYAKEEVADMAKIAGALVLNIGTLNEMEVEAMLIAGKSANENKVPVIFDPVGAGATLYRTETARKIVKEVNISMIRGNAAEVANVIGENWDIKGVDAGEGNGDVLMLAKKAAQQLGTIVVITGKDDIVTDGQTTYVIHNGHPLLTKVTGTGCLLTSVIGAFAAVESNLLNAAAAALVSYGVAAEIAASKTAHDGPGSFQMAFLNALSNIQKEDISELGRVEQV; encoded by the coding sequence ATGAACGTGCTAAATGTGATCAGTACGTTAGAAAAAGTGAGGCAAGTGAATCCACTTGTTCATAATATTACAAATGTCGTTGTGACCAATTTTACGGCGAACGGTCTTTTAGCATTAGGTGCTTCACCAGTTATGGCGTATGCGAAAGAAGAAGTAGCGGATATGGCGAAAATCGCAGGGGCACTTGTTTTAAATATCGGTACATTAAACGAAATGGAAGTCGAAGCGATGTTGATTGCTGGAAAATCAGCCAATGAAAATAAAGTGCCAGTGATTTTCGACCCTGTTGGCGCTGGAGCTACACTTTATAGAACAGAAACGGCGAGAAAAATTGTGAAAGAAGTAAACATTTCCATGATAAGAGGAAATGCTGCTGAAGTGGCCAATGTTATAGGAGAAAATTGGGATATTAAAGGTGTAGATGCCGGAGAAGGAAACGGCGATGTTCTTATGTTAGCCAAAAAAGCTGCACAGCAATTAGGTACGATCGTTGTGATTACTGGAAAGGATGATATTGTTACAGACGGCCAAACAACATATGTCATTCATAATGGCCACCCGCTATTAACAAAAGTAACGGGAACAGGTTGTTTATTAACCTCCGTGATCGGTGCATTTGCTGCAGTTGAGTCTAATTTATTAAACGCAGCGGCGGCTGCACTTGTCAGTTATGGAGTGGCGGCGGAAATAGCTGCAAGCAAAACAGCACATGATGGACCTGGCAGTTTTCAAATGGCCTTTTTAAACGCACTTTCAAACATACAGAAAGAGGATATTAGTGAGCTTGGTCGAGTAGAACAAGTGTAA
- a CDS encoding hydroxymethylpyrimidine/phosphomethylpyrimidine kinase (product_source=KO:K00941; cath_funfam=3.40.1190.20; cog=COG0351; ko=KO:K00941; pfam=PF08543; superfamily=53613; tigrfam=TIGR00097), producing the protein MGNIYKALTIAGSDSGGGAGIQADLKTFHALGVFGMSALTAVTAQNTVGVQGVYPLSVEAVEKQIESIGTDLGTDAVKTGMLFSAEIIEAVANQVKHFRWSRLVVDPVMIAKGGEPLLQEEAVNALKKYLLPLAMVITPNIPEAEALTGMFIQTMDDRQKAAQRLYELGVKHVVIKGGHDDDGDEAVDLLFDGQEYSFFTNKRIETKHTHGTGCTFAAAITAELAKGKRVKDAVQTAKAFIQAAIEHELGIGHGHGPTNHWAYQQTQLS; encoded by the coding sequence ATGGGAAATATATATAAAGCATTAACGATTGCCGGCTCTGATAGCGGCGGCGGTGCAGGTATTCAAGCGGATTTAAAAACGTTTCATGCTTTAGGAGTTTTTGGAATGTCTGCGTTAACAGCAGTGACCGCACAAAATACGGTTGGCGTACAAGGGGTATATCCTTTGTCTGTTGAAGCGGTTGAAAAACAGATTGAATCCATTGGAACGGATTTAGGAACAGATGCTGTAAAAACTGGAATGCTGTTTAGTGCAGAAATAATCGAAGCTGTTGCTAATCAAGTGAAGCATTTTCGTTGGAGTCGTCTTGTTGTCGACCCCGTGATGATTGCAAAAGGCGGTGAACCTCTTTTACAAGAAGAAGCGGTAAATGCTTTGAAAAAATATTTACTGCCATTAGCTATGGTCATTACTCCAAATATTCCTGAGGCGGAAGCGTTAACGGGCATGTTCATTCAAACAATGGATGACCGCCAAAAAGCCGCACAGCGATTGTATGAACTTGGTGTCAAACATGTAGTCATTAAAGGTGGACATGATGATGACGGTGATGAAGCAGTCGACTTGTTGTTCGATGGTCAAGAATATTCTTTTTTTACTAACAAAAGAATCGAAACGAAGCATACACACGGAACCGGCTGTACTTTTGCAGCGGCCATAACGGCAGAGCTTGCCAAAGGAAAACGTGTTAAGGATGCGGTTCAAACGGCTAAAGCATTTATCCAGGCTGCGATTGAGCATGAGTTAGGCATTGGTCATGGCCATGGTCCGACAAATCACTGGGCTTATCAACAAACTCAACTTTCCTAA
- a CDS encoding thiamine-phosphate pyrophosphorylase (product_source=KO:K00788; cath_funfam=3.20.20.70; cog=COG0352; ko=KO:K00788; pfam=PF02581; superfamily=51391; tigrfam=TIGR00693) — protein sequence MERISREMMRKWLSVYFILGSQNCKKDPLTVLTEAIDGGITLFQFREKGKNAYTGEKKRHFATKLQSICREHNIPFIVNDDVQLAMELDADGVHIGQEDEKADIVRRKIGHKILGVSAHNLKEAREAIAAGADYIGVGPIFPTSSKDDAKEAQGPSIIRSLRESGIQTPIVAIGGITPENAKEVIHAGADGVSVISAIASSESPFEAARELVKSVKK from the coding sequence ATGGAACGTATATCAAGAGAAATGATGAGAAAATGGCTGAGTGTTTATTTTATTTTGGGGAGCCAAAATTGTAAAAAAGATCCATTAACTGTCTTAACAGAAGCGATTGATGGGGGAATTACTTTATTCCAATTTCGAGAAAAGGGAAAAAATGCATACACAGGTGAGAAAAAGCGTCATTTTGCGACAAAGCTACAATCGATTTGCCGAGAACATAACATTCCATTTATTGTAAATGATGATGTGCAGTTAGCGATGGAACTGGATGCTGATGGGGTTCATATCGGTCAAGAAGATGAGAAAGCGGATATCGTTCGTAGGAAAATTGGCCATAAAATTCTTGGCGTTTCTGCTCATAATTTGAAAGAAGCGCGTGAGGCCATTGCCGCTGGAGCTGATTATATCGGTGTCGGTCCTATTTTTCCGACCTCTTCGAAAGACGATGCAAAAGAGGCACAAGGACCTTCGATTATTCGCTCTCTTCGTGAAAGCGGTATTCAAACCCCGATTGTGGCAATTGGAGGAATCACGCCTGAAAATGCAAAAGAAGTCATTCATGCTGGAGCTGACGGCGTTTCTGTGATAAGTGCGATTGCATCTAGTGAGTCACCATTCGAAGCAGCGCGAGAACTTGTAAAAAGTGTAAAAAAATAA
- a CDS encoding NhaC family Na+:H+ antiporter (product_source=KO:K03315; cog=COG1757; ko=KO:K03315; pfam=PF03553; tigrfam=TIGR00931; transmembrane_helix_parts=Outside_1_9,TMhelix_10_27,Inside_28_33,TMhelix_34_52,Outside_53_71,TMhelix_72_94,Inside_95_106,TMhelix_107_129,Outside_130_138,TMhelix_139_161,Inside_162_188,TMhelix_189_208,Outside_209_227,TMhelix_228_250,Inside_251_254,TMhelix_255_277,Outside_278_304,TMhelix_305_327,Inside_328_400,TMhelix_401_423,Outside_424_427,TMhelix_428_450,Inside_451_464), producing MNSTWKFSHALLMMFFILFMIFYSLFILKTEPHLPLFVSIILLALLSRWKGMNWRELEEGIIKGIQNGGQPIIILSLIGMLIGAWMISGTIPTITVWTLTFFQPESFFIAAIICCMIISTLIGSTFTTVSTIGVALMGVAQMANIPLEIAAAAIICGATFGDKMSPMSDTTNFASGVATVNIFTHIRHMLYTTLPSLFITVIFFMFISLKLDVQPETTANLLTLKDSISHLINIHFLTILSPILVIALALMKKPVIPSLIAGIVSAGFIAYFIQGISVAQFLQVLQNGPSISSGLDEVDRMINRGGLQSMMWSISLIMIAFAFGGLLEKTGIIHALLEGLKKQLKTKGQVILSTVLSSIGVNLVTGEQYLSILIPGQSFKEMYRKYEIPLPYLSRAVEDAGTLINPLIPWGVSGAFLAATLGVDVIDYLPYAVFLYVSPIFSILFGFRLSNKAKEHSLKMKKVS from the coding sequence ATGAATTCAACATGGAAATTTTCTCACGCACTTTTGATGATGTTTTTCATCTTATTCATGATTTTTTATAGTCTATTTATTTTAAAAACAGAACCTCATCTACCATTATTTGTTTCTATTATCTTATTAGCACTTCTCTCTAGATGGAAAGGGATGAACTGGAGGGAATTAGAAGAAGGAATTATTAAAGGGATTCAAAACGGGGGCCAGCCGATCATTATTTTATCACTCATCGGCATGTTAATCGGGGCATGGATGATCAGCGGAACAATTCCTACCATTACTGTATGGACGTTAACTTTTTTTCAGCCAGAATCATTTTTTATTGCCGCCATTATTTGTTGTATGATTATTTCTACATTGATTGGTAGTACTTTTACAACAGTTAGTACGATCGGTGTTGCTTTAATGGGAGTTGCTCAGATGGCGAATATCCCGTTAGAAATTGCTGCAGCAGCCATTATTTGCGGTGCTACATTTGGAGATAAAATGTCTCCTATGTCGGACACGACAAACTTTGCATCAGGGGTTGCCACTGTCAACATTTTTACACATATTCGCCACATGCTTTATACGACATTGCCTAGTCTTTTCATTACAGTTATTTTTTTTATGTTCATATCTTTAAAATTAGATGTTCAACCCGAAACAACAGCAAACCTTTTAACTCTTAAAGATTCAATCAGCCATTTGATAAATATTCATTTTCTTACAATCCTATCACCGATCCTTGTTATCGCTCTCGCATTGATGAAAAAACCGGTTATACCGTCTTTAATTGCTGGGATTGTAAGTGCGGGATTTATTGCCTACTTTATTCAAGGAATCTCTGTTGCTCAATTTTTACAAGTATTACAGAACGGTCCATCCATCTCTTCTGGATTGGATGAAGTCGATCGCATGATCAACCGCGGCGGTCTGCAATCGATGATGTGGTCCATTTCCCTTATCATGATTGCCTTCGCTTTTGGAGGATTACTTGAGAAAACCGGAATTATCCATGCTCTATTAGAAGGATTAAAAAAGCAGCTTAAAACAAAAGGACAAGTAATCTTATCAACTGTCTTATCATCAATCGGAGTTAATCTCGTAACAGGGGAACAATATTTATCTATTTTAATACCAGGACAATCCTTTAAAGAAATGTATCGAAAATACGAAATCCCTCTTCCTTATTTATCAAGAGCGGTTGAGGATGCAGGGACACTCATTAACCCTTTAATTCCTTGGGGTGTAAGTGGTGCATTTTTAGCGGCAACACTAGGCGTCGATGTGATTGATTATCTCCCTTATGCAGTCTTTTTATATGTATCTCCTATCTTCTCCATTCTCTTTGGATTTCGTTTATCCAATAAAGCAAAAGAGCATTCATTAAAAATGAAAAAAGTATCTTAA
- a CDS encoding heme-based aerotactic transducer (product_source=KO:K06595; cath_funfam=1.10.287.950,3.40.50.300; cog=COG0840; ko=KO:K06595; pfam=PF00015,PF11563; smart=SM00283; superfamily=58104): MAFQLFIKKKTSTNHSFFSKEIDESKIILQVNNEKYHKQLKLIGFTKQDLRNTYLLQPFIKEKIDDITTFFYQVIAENEQLMEMINTYSSIERQKKLLTTHILKMFNGALTDDDIQRMYQIAHRHVQIGLDEKWYIAAFQNLLDVILSIVSEHFQSIDEFLAAAKSITKLINFEQQIVLEAYKYEYEKIRKEMEKEKEFFLNHIQETSKQLASLTEESKNFLEEINAQTKELAEIAIGRYELAASAEMEAYNGKKELQHQSELINLINKRTDDIANKMNSLEQTSAKINHVVSIVTSIAEQTNLLALNAAIESARAGEYGKGFAVVASEVRKLAEETKNSVLGVSNLINEIHNQIDSISASITDVTKLTGEGSKKMGEMIQFFDSVLKLIDNNKEQSEKTKTELEIFVKAIDDVTKNVGHISDTSEQLKEMAKNI; encoded by the coding sequence ATGGCTTTTCAATTATTTATAAAGAAAAAAACATCTACCAATCATTCATTTTTCTCTAAGGAAATAGATGAGAGCAAAATTATTTTACAAGTGAATAATGAAAAGTATCATAAACAATTAAAATTAATTGGATTTACGAAACAAGATCTTCGAAATACTTACTTGCTTCAGCCATTTATTAAAGAAAAAATCGATGATATTACAACCTTCTTTTATCAAGTAATCGCAGAAAATGAACAGTTAATGGAGATGATTAATACATATAGCTCAATCGAAAGACAAAAAAAATTGTTAACAACTCATATATTAAAAATGTTTAATGGTGCGTTGACAGATGATGATATTCAACGAATGTATCAAATTGCTCATCGCCATGTCCAAATTGGCCTTGATGAAAAATGGTATATAGCTGCTTTTCAAAATTTATTAGATGTCATCTTATCAATTGTTTCAGAGCACTTTCAATCCATAGACGAATTCTTAGCTGCTGCAAAATCTATTACGAAATTAATTAATTTTGAACAGCAAATTGTTTTAGAAGCATACAAATATGAATATGAAAAAATTAGAAAAGAAATGGAAAAGGAAAAAGAATTCTTTTTAAATCACATTCAAGAAACGTCCAAACAATTAGCATCCTTAACAGAAGAATCAAAAAACTTCCTAGAAGAAATTAATGCCCAAACGAAGGAACTGGCTGAAATTGCTATTGGACGTTATGAATTAGCAGCATCTGCCGAAATGGAAGCTTATAATGGAAAAAAAGAATTACAACACCAATCTGAACTTATTAACCTTATTAATAAACGAACAGACGACATTGCAAATAAAATGAACTCATTAGAACAAACCTCAGCTAAAATTAATCATGTCGTATCCATCGTTACGTCAATTGCAGAACAAACAAACCTTTTAGCACTAAATGCTGCCATCGAATCAGCCCGAGCTGGTGAATATGGAAAAGGATTTGCTGTTGTCGCTAGTGAAGTTCGTAAACTAGCAGAAGAGACAAAAAACTCTGTGCTTGGTGTTTCTAATTTAATTAATGAAATTCATAACCAAATTGATAGTATTTCCGCTTCAATTACAGATGTAACGAAACTAACAGGAGAAGGCTCAAAGAAAATGGGGGAAATGATCCAATTTTTTGATAGCGTTTTAAAATTAATTGACAATAATAAAGAACAAAGTGAGAAAACAAAAACTGAATTAGAAATTTTTGTAAAAGCCATTGATGATGTGACGAAAAACGTTGGCCACATTTCCGATACGTCAGAACAATTAAAAGAAATGGCAAAAAATATTTAG
- a CDS encoding hypothetical protein (product_source=Hypo-rule applied; cath_funfam=1.20.5.100; superfamily=103473; transmembrane_helix_parts=Inside_1_4,TMhelix_5_22,Outside_23_26,TMhelix_27_46,Inside_47_64) yields MKNILLVAVILTQLIGYIFVFIHVLKGIVFFMISFLLFVFLMIFLIRERIKEKKEDEENDYRNY; encoded by the coding sequence ATGAAAAATATTCTATTAGTCGCAGTGATTTTGACACAGCTAATCGGATATATATTTGTATTTATCCATGTATTAAAAGGTATAGTCTTTTTTATGATTTCTTTTCTTTTGTTTGTTTTCCTCATGATATTTCTAATTAGAGAAAGAATAAAGGAAAAAAAGGAGGATGAAGAAAATGATTATCGTAACTACTGA
- a CDS encoding uncharacterized protein YbjQ (UPF0145 family) (product_source=COG0393; cog=COG0393; pfam=PF01906; superfamily=117782) — protein MIIVTTDFVPGKEIKELKGFVRGSTVQSKHIGKDIMAGLKTIVGGELKEYTEMMEEARQKAIGRMVEDAKQKGANAIICIRLETSAVMQNASEIIAYGTAVVVE, from the coding sequence ATGATTATCGTAACTACTGATTTTGTTCCTGGAAAAGAAATAAAAGAATTGAAAGGTTTTGTTCGCGGCAGTACAGTACAATCGAAGCACATTGGTAAAGATATTATGGCAGGATTAAAAACGATTGTTGGTGGCGAATTAAAAGAATATACAGAAATGATGGAAGAAGCGAGGCAAAAAGCAATTGGTCGAATGGTTGAAGATGCCAAACAAAAAGGAGCCAATGCGATCATTTGCATAAGGTTAGAAACATCAGCCGTCATGCAAAATGCTTCTGAAATCATCGCTTACGGCACGGCGGTTGTCGTAGAATAA
- a CDS encoding cystine transport system substrate-binding protein (product_source=KO:K02424; cath_funfam=3.40.190.10; cleavage_site_network=SignalP-noTM; cog=COG0834; ko=KO:K02424; pfam=PF00497; smart=SM00062; superfamily=53850) gives MKKIFLTIFVITSIIFSLAACGTANENSQEEKLETAEGENLYDKIKEEGGIRVGTEGTYPPFTFHDENGELTGYDVEVAKEVAKRLGLEVEFKETQWDAMFAGLNSKRFDMIANQVGIKPERVEKYDFSIPYTVSTAVVVVQKDNNDIQSFEDLNGKKAAQSLTSNYGELAKANGAELVGVEGFNQAIELITSNRVDATINDKLSVLDYMKQKPDAPIKIVAESDDAAESAFMFRKGNEELVEAVNEVLEEMKQDGTLAKLSEKWFGEDVSE, from the coding sequence ATGAAAAAAATATTTTTAACAATATTTGTTATTACTAGTATAATTTTTAGTTTAGCTGCATGTGGTACAGCAAATGAAAATAGCCAAGAAGAAAAGCTAGAAACAGCTGAAGGGGAAAATTTATATGACAAAATTAAGGAAGAAGGGGGCATTCGAGTTGGAACGGAAGGCACATACCCACCATTTACATTCCATGATGAAAATGGAGAATTAACGGGTTATGATGTTGAAGTGGCAAAAGAAGTAGCAAAACGATTAGGACTCGAAGTAGAGTTTAAAGAAACGCAATGGGATGCAATGTTTGCTGGTTTAAATTCTAAGCGCTTTGATATGATTGCGAACCAAGTGGGTATTAAGCCAGAACGTGTTGAAAAATATGATTTCTCGATCCCATACACTGTTTCAACAGCAGTAGTAGTTGTTCAGAAAGATAACAATGACATTCAATCATTTGAAGACTTAAATGGTAAAAAAGCGGCACAATCTTTAACAAGTAACTATGGTGAATTAGCTAAAGCTAATGGAGCAGAACTTGTAGGCGTTGAAGGATTTAACCAAGCCATTGAATTAATTACATCAAATCGTGTCGATGCGACCATTAATGATAAATTATCTGTTTTAGACTACATGAAACAAAAACCAGATGCGCCTATTAAAATAGTCGCAGAAAGTGACGATGCAGCTGAAAGTGCATTTATGTTTAGAAAAGGAAATGAAGAGCTTGTCGAAGCGGTTAATGAAGTGCTGGAAGAAATGAAACAAGACGGCACATTAGCAAAACTTTCAGAGAAATGGTTTGGTGAAGATGTATCTGAATAA
- a CDS encoding cystine transport system permease protein (product_source=KO:K10009; cath_funfam=1.10.3720.10; cog=COG0765; ko=KO:K10009; pfam=PF00528; superfamily=161098; tigrfam=TIGR01726; transmembrane_helix_parts=Outside_1_32,TMhelix_33_55,Inside_56_66,TMhelix_67_89,Outside_90_92,TMhelix_93_115,Inside_116_197,TMhelix_198_220,Outside_221_233), with protein MYLNNIIIDPERLERLIEIAQSSLLPMLKGALYYTLPLTLITFTLGLVLAVFTALARISTIKPLQWIARFYVSVIRGTPLLVQLFIIFYGLPTIGITINPFPSAIIGFSLNVGAYASEIIRAAILSIPKAQWEAGYTLGMTYSQTLKRIILPQAARVSIPPLSNTFISLVKDTSLASLILVTEMFRKAQEIASTTYEFLLLYSEAALLYWIICFLLSIVQQNIEGRLDRYVAK; from the coding sequence ATGTATCTGAATAATATTATAATCGACCCTGAGCGATTGGAGCGTTTAATAGAAATAGCACAAAGCTCACTTCTCCCTATGCTGAAGGGAGCTTTGTATTATACTTTGCCCTTAACATTAATCACTTTTACACTTGGACTTGTTTTAGCGGTCTTCACAGCACTAGCCAGAATCTCAACGATTAAACCATTACAATGGATAGCAAGATTTTATGTTTCTGTAATTCGTGGTACCCCATTACTCGTTCAGCTCTTTATTATCTTTTATGGGTTGCCAACAATTGGAATTACCATTAATCCGTTCCCATCAGCTATCATTGGTTTTTCTTTAAATGTAGGAGCTTATGCATCCGAAATTATTCGTGCAGCGATTTTATCCATTCCAAAAGCACAATGGGAAGCAGGATATACATTAGGGATGACGTACTCTCAAACGTTAAAACGAATCATTCTCCCACAAGCTGCACGCGTTTCGATACCACCTTTATCCAATACCTTTATCAGTCTCGTGAAAGATACTTCTCTAGCATCTTTAATTTTAGTAACAGAGATGTTTCGAAAAGCACAAGAAATCGCTTCAACAACGTATGAATTTTTGCTTCTTTATTCTGAGGCAGCTTTATTGTATTGGATTATTTGTTTCCTATTATCCATTGTCCAACAAAACATTGAAGGCAGATTGGACCGGTATGTTGCAAAGTAA
- a CDS encoding cystine transport system ATP-binding protein (product_source=KO:K10010; cath_funfam=3.40.50.300; cog=COG1126; ko=KO:K10010; pfam=PF00005; smart=SM00382; superfamily=52540) encodes MITIQNLYKRFDHLEVLKGIDLHIEKGKVVVVIGPSGSGKTTLLRCLNVLEKPTSGTIRLDDQDIDFSKPVTKKEIAQFRRKSGMVFQYYNLFPHKTALENITEGPIIVKKESKERAIEKAEQLLEKVGLLDKKDYYPFQLSGGQQQRVGIARALAMEPKVMLFDEPTSALDPELVGEVLKVMKDLAKEGMTMVVVTHEMRFANEVADEVIFMDQGVIVERGAPKDIFEQPREERTKRFLQLIQE; translated from the coding sequence ATGATTACAATCCAAAATTTATACAAACGATTTGATCATTTGGAGGTTTTAAAGGGGATCGATTTACACATTGAAAAAGGAAAAGTTGTTGTTGTTATCGGACCTTCTGGATCTGGTAAAACAACTCTTTTGCGCTGTTTAAACGTACTAGAAAAGCCGACAAGTGGAACAATTCGGTTAGACGATCAGGACATTGATTTTTCAAAACCAGTTACGAAAAAAGAAATTGCTCAATTTAGACGTAAGTCCGGTATGGTGTTTCAATACTATAACTTATTCCCTCATAAAACCGCATTAGAAAACATTACAGAAGGTCCGATTATTGTGAAAAAAGAGTCAAAAGAACGAGCAATCGAAAAGGCAGAACAGCTTCTTGAAAAGGTCGGACTTCTTGATAAAAAGGATTATTATCCTTTCCAGCTTTCTGGAGGTCAACAACAACGAGTAGGTATTGCAAGAGCATTGGCGATGGAGCCAAAAGTGATGTTATTTGATGAGCCTACTTCCGCCTTAGATCCTGAGCTAGTTGGTGAAGTGCTAAAGGTTATGAAAGATTTAGCAAAAGAAGGTATGACAATGGTTGTGGTTACCCACGAAATGCGCTTTGCAAATGAAGTGGCTGATGAAGTGATATTCATGGATCAAGGTGTCATTGTTGAAAGAGGCGCACCAAAAGATATTTTTGAACAACCAAGAGAAGAACGAACAAAGAGGTTTTTGCAGTTGATACAAGAGTAG